The Burkholderia pyrrocinia genome has a segment encoding these proteins:
- a CDS encoding ornithine acetyltransferase, translated as MMKKTTFLVRTAVIVAALSQLGACAMTHTQRNAGIGAAAGGALGYLITGGPVGTVAGAAAGGLVGAGVR; from the coding sequence ATGATGAAGAAGACCACTTTTCTCGTTCGTACCGCGGTGATCGTCGCGGCGCTGTCGCAACTCGGCGCATGCGCGATGACGCATACGCAACGCAATGCCGGTATCGGCGCGGCCGCGGGCGGCGCGCTCGGCTACCTGATCACGGGCGGCCCGGTCGGCACGGTTGCCGGCGCGGCGGCAGGCGGCCTGGTCGGCGCCGGCGTACGCTGA
- a CDS encoding RBBP9/YdeN family alpha/beta hydrolase — protein MSDPLVFVLPGYGNSGPLHWQSRWERADARFSRVAMPDWDRAFRNGWCLALDRAVEAARGPVLIAGHSLGTLTTAWWATRYARPAALAKVRGALLVALPDPGGPAFPADAHGFGPVPHERLPFPTCVVASSDDPYGSLAFARGCAHAWGSEFREIGPRGHINADSGLGDWPAARGWLDALAR, from the coding sequence ATGAGCGACCCCCTCGTTTTCGTCCTGCCGGGCTACGGCAATTCCGGCCCGCTTCACTGGCAGAGCCGCTGGGAGCGCGCCGATGCGCGCTTCTCGCGGGTCGCGATGCCCGACTGGGACCGTGCGTTCCGCAATGGCTGGTGTCTCGCGCTCGATCGTGCGGTCGAAGCCGCGCGCGGGCCCGTGCTGATTGCCGGCCACAGCCTCGGCACGCTGACCACCGCGTGGTGGGCGACGCGCTATGCGCGCCCGGCCGCGCTCGCGAAAGTGCGCGGCGCGCTGCTCGTTGCGCTGCCCGATCCCGGCGGCCCGGCGTTTCCGGCCGACGCGCACGGCTTCGGGCCCGTGCCGCACGAGCGGCTGCCGTTTCCGACTTGCGTGGTCGCGAGCAGCGACGATCCGTACGGCTCGCTCGCGTTCGCGCGCGGCTGCGCGCACGCGTGGGGCAGTGAATTTCGCGAGATCGGCCCGCGCGGCCACATCAACGCGGACAGCGGGCTCGGCGACTGGCCGGCCGCACGCGGCTGGCTGGACGCGCTCGCGCGGTAG
- a CDS encoding CaiB/BaiF CoA transferase family protein: MGALSHIRVLDLTRVLAGPWCAQTLADFGADVIKVERPGAGDDTRHWGPPYLKDADGADTAEAAYYLAANRNKRSVTIDIATPEGQQIVRELAAQSDVVLENYKVGQLKKYGLDYESLRAVKPDLVYCSVTGFGQTGPYAHRAGYDFIVQGIGGFMSITGERDGEPGGGPQKAGVAIADLATGLYSTIAVLAALAHRDRTGEGQYIDMALLDVQVALLANMNTNFLASGKPPARWGNAHPNIVPYQTFQTSDGWIIVAVGNDGQFRKFVEAGGRPELADDERFATNPSRVRHRDTLVPILAEMVKARGKADWIGVLEAAGVPCGPINDLDEVFDNEQVVARGMQVSLPHPCGADVQLVRNPIRMSATPPDARTAPPLLGAQTDDVLRGMLGYDDARIAALKAKQAI, translated from the coding sequence ATGGGTGCCCTGAGCCATATCCGCGTGCTGGACCTCACCCGCGTGCTCGCGGGCCCGTGGTGCGCGCAGACCCTTGCCGATTTCGGCGCGGACGTGATCAAGGTCGAGCGCCCGGGCGCCGGCGACGACACGCGCCACTGGGGGCCGCCGTACCTGAAGGACGCGGACGGCGCGGATACCGCCGAGGCCGCGTACTACCTCGCGGCGAACCGCAACAAGCGCTCGGTGACGATCGACATCGCGACGCCCGAAGGCCAGCAGATCGTGCGCGAACTCGCCGCGCAAAGCGACGTCGTGCTCGAGAACTACAAGGTCGGCCAGTTGAAGAAATACGGGCTCGATTACGAATCGCTGCGCGCGGTGAAGCCCGATCTCGTCTACTGCTCGGTCACCGGCTTCGGCCAGACGGGCCCGTATGCGCACCGCGCGGGCTACGACTTCATCGTGCAGGGGATCGGCGGCTTCATGAGCATCACCGGCGAGCGCGACGGCGAGCCGGGCGGCGGCCCGCAGAAGGCCGGCGTCGCGATCGCCGATCTCGCGACCGGCCTCTACTCGACGATCGCCGTGCTCGCCGCGCTCGCGCACCGCGACCGCACCGGCGAAGGCCAGTACATCGACATGGCGCTGCTCGACGTGCAGGTCGCGCTGCTCGCGAACATGAACACCAACTTCCTCGCGAGCGGCAAGCCGCCGGCGCGCTGGGGCAACGCGCATCCGAACATCGTGCCGTACCAGACGTTCCAGACCAGCGACGGGTGGATCATCGTCGCGGTCGGCAACGACGGGCAGTTCCGCAAGTTCGTCGAGGCCGGCGGCCGGCCCGAACTGGCCGACGACGAGCGCTTCGCGACGAACCCGTCGCGCGTGCGCCACCGCGACACGCTGGTGCCGATCCTCGCGGAGATGGTGAAGGCGCGCGGCAAGGCCGACTGGATCGGCGTGCTCGAAGCGGCCGGCGTGCCGTGCGGGCCGATCAACGATCTCGACGAGGTGTTCGACAACGAGCAGGTCGTCGCGCGCGGGATGCAGGTGTCGCTGCCGCACCCGTGCGGCGCGGACGTGCAGCTCGTGCGCAACCCGATCCGGATGAGCGCGACGCCGCCCGACGCGCGCACGGCCCCGCCGCTGCTCGGCGCGCAAACCGACGACGTGCTGCGCGGCATGCTCGGTTACGACGACGCGCGGATTGCGGCGTTGAAGGCGAAGCAGGCGATCTGA
- the alaS gene encoding alanine--tRNA ligase, translating to MKAAEIREKFLKFFESKGHTIVRSSSLVPGNDPTLMFTNSGMVQFKDVFLGTDPRPYSRATTAQRSVRAGGKHNDLENVGYTARHHTFFEMLGNFSFGDYFKHDAIRFAWELLTTVYQLPKEKLWVTVYQEDDEAYDIWAKEVGVPAERIIRIGDNKGARYASDNFWTMGDTGPCGPCTEIFYDHGPDVWGGPPGSPEEDGDRYIEIWNLVFMQFNRDAQGNMTRLPKQSVDTGMGLERLAAVLQHVHSNYEIDLFQNLIKAAARVTEISDLTNNSLKVIADHIRACSFLIVDGVIPGNEGRGYVLRRIVRRAIRHGYKLGRKGSFFHKLVADLVAEMGVAYPELKEAEQRVTDVLRQEEERFFETIEHGMSILEGALADVEAKGGKMLDGELAFKLHDTYGFPLDLTADVCRERGMTVDEPAFDDAMARQREQARAAGKFKATQGLEYTGAKTTFHGYEEIAFDDAKVVALYVDGSSVNEVKAGQDAVVVLDHTPFYAESGGQVGDQGVLANASTRFAVADTLKVQADVVGHHGSLEQGTLKVGDVLRAEIDAHRRARTQRNHSATHLMHKALREVLGAHVQQKGSLVDAEKTRFDFAHNAPMTDDEIRRVEQIVNNEILANAPGIVRVMPYDEAVKGGAMALFGEKYGDEVRVLDLGFSRELCGGTHVHRTGDIGFFKIVVEGGVAAGIRRVEAITGDNAVRFVQDLDARVNEAAAALKAQPSELTQRIAQVQDQVKSLEKELGALKSKLASSQGDELAQQAVEIGGVYVLAATLDGADAKTLRETVDKLKDKLKSAAIVLAAVEGGKVSLIAGVTPDASKKVKAGELVNFVAQQVGGKGGGRPDMAQAGGTEPANLPGALAGVKGWVEERL from the coding sequence ATGAAAGCTGCCGAAATCCGCGAGAAATTCCTCAAATTCTTCGAATCGAAGGGCCATACGATCGTCCGCTCGTCGAGCCTCGTGCCCGGTAACGACCCCACGCTGATGTTCACGAACTCGGGCATGGTCCAGTTCAAGGACGTCTTCCTCGGCACGGACCCGCGCCCGTATTCGCGCGCCACGACGGCGCAGCGCAGCGTGCGCGCGGGCGGCAAGCACAACGACCTCGAAAACGTCGGCTACACGGCGCGCCACCACACGTTCTTCGAGATGCTCGGCAACTTCTCGTTCGGCGACTACTTCAAGCACGACGCGATCCGCTTCGCGTGGGAGCTGCTGACCACGGTCTACCAGCTGCCTAAGGAAAAGCTGTGGGTCACCGTCTACCAGGAAGACGACGAGGCGTACGACATCTGGGCGAAGGAAGTCGGCGTGCCGGCCGAGCGCATCATCCGGATCGGCGACAACAAGGGCGCACGCTACGCGTCGGACAACTTCTGGACGATGGGCGACACGGGCCCGTGCGGCCCGTGCACGGAAATCTTCTACGACCACGGCCCGGACGTGTGGGGCGGCCCGCCGGGGTCGCCTGAAGAAGACGGCGACCGCTACATCGAGATCTGGAACCTCGTGTTCATGCAGTTCAACCGCGACGCGCAGGGCAACATGACGCGCCTGCCGAAGCAGTCGGTCGATACCGGCATGGGCCTCGAGCGCCTCGCCGCGGTGCTGCAGCACGTGCACAGCAACTACGAGATCGACCTGTTCCAGAACCTGATCAAGGCCGCCGCGCGCGTGACCGAGATCAGCGACCTCACCAACAACTCGCTGAAGGTGATCGCCGATCACATCCGCGCATGCTCGTTCCTGATCGTCGACGGCGTGATTCCCGGCAACGAAGGCCGCGGCTACGTGCTGCGCCGGATCGTGCGCCGCGCGATCCGCCACGGCTACAAGCTCGGCCGCAAGGGTTCGTTCTTCCACAAGCTGGTGGCCGACCTCGTCGCCGAGATGGGCGTCGCGTATCCGGAGCTGAAGGAAGCCGAGCAGCGCGTGACCGACGTGCTGCGCCAGGAAGAAGAGCGCTTCTTCGAGACGATCGAGCACGGGATGTCGATCCTCGAGGGCGCGCTGGCCGACGTCGAGGCGAAGGGCGGCAAGATGCTCGACGGCGAACTCGCGTTCAAGCTGCACGATACCTACGGCTTCCCGCTCGACCTCACGGCCGACGTGTGCCGCGAGCGCGGGATGACGGTCGACGAGCCGGCGTTCGACGACGCGATGGCGCGCCAGCGCGAGCAGGCGCGCGCGGCCGGCAAGTTCAAGGCCACGCAGGGCCTCGAATACACGGGCGCGAAGACCACCTTCCACGGCTACGAGGAAATCGCGTTCGACGATGCGAAGGTCGTCGCGCTGTACGTCGACGGTTCGTCGGTCAACGAAGTGAAGGCCGGCCAGGATGCGGTCGTCGTGCTCGACCACACGCCGTTCTACGCGGAATCGGGCGGCCAGGTCGGCGACCAGGGCGTGCTCGCGAATGCGTCGACGCGCTTCGCGGTGGCCGACACGCTGAAGGTGCAGGCCGACGTGGTCGGCCACCACGGCTCGCTCGAGCAGGGCACGCTGAAGGTCGGCGACGTGCTGCGCGCGGAAATCGACGCGCACCGCCGCGCACGCACGCAGCGCAACCACTCGGCCACCCACCTGATGCACAAGGCGCTGCGCGAAGTGCTCGGCGCGCACGTGCAGCAGAAGGGTTCGCTGGTCGACGCGGAAAAAACCCGTTTCGACTTCGCGCACAACGCGCCGATGACGGACGATGAAATCCGTCGCGTCGAGCAGATCGTCAACAACGAAATCCTCGCGAACGCGCCGGGCATCGTGCGCGTGATGCCGTACGACGAAGCGGTGAAGGGCGGCGCGATGGCGCTGTTCGGCGAGAAGTACGGCGATGAAGTGCGCGTGCTCGATCTCGGCTTTTCGCGCGAACTGTGCGGCGGCACGCACGTGCACCGCACCGGCGACATCGGCTTCTTCAAGATCGTCGTCGAAGGCGGCGTCGCGGCCGGCATCCGCCGCGTCGAGGCGATCACCGGCGACAACGCGGTGCGTTTCGTGCAGGATCTCGACGCGCGCGTGAACGAAGCGGCGGCCGCGCTGAAGGCGCAGCCGTCGGAGCTCACGCAGCGCATCGCGCAGGTGCAGGACCAGGTGAAGTCGCTCGAGAAGGAACTGGGCGCGCTGAAGTCGAAGCTCGCATCGAGCCAGGGCGACGAGCTTGCGCAGCAGGCCGTCGAAATCGGCGGCGTGTACGTGCTGGCCGCGACGCTCGACGGCGCCGATGCGAAGACGCTGCGTGAAACGGTCGACAAGCTGAAGGACAAGCTGAAGAGCGCGGCGATCGTGCTGGCGGCAGTCGAAGGCGGCAAGGTCAGCCTGATCGCGGGCGTCACGCCCGACGCGAGCAAGAAGGTCAAGGCTGGCGAGCTCGTGAACTTCGTTGCGCAGCAGGTCGGCGGCAAGGGCGGCGGCCGTCCGGACATGGCGCAGGCAGGCGGCACCGAGCCGGCCAACCTGCCGGGCGCGCTGGCTGGCGTCAAGGGCTGGGTCGAAGAGCGTCTTTGA